Part of the Siniperca chuatsi isolate FFG_IHB_CAS linkage group LG6, ASM2008510v1, whole genome shotgun sequence genome, AGTGATGGTGTGTataggtgtgagtgtgtgcatgtacagcaTGTACTGACCCGGTAGTCACTGTCCCTCTGGCAGGCCACGTGCAGTGCCGTTCGGCCCCCTTCTTTGAGGTGTGAGCTCTTATTGGTGCTCAGTGGTTCCTGGGCCTTCatgaaaatctgtaaaaatgtcACACTGAAACTCTTCTCTCACAATTAGTAGTAATTGTCCTTAAaaagcttaaagggacagttcaccctttacctgtagtgctatttatccatctagatgtgtgagttgccgagttttggagatatcggccatagagatgtctgccttttttgaatgcAATGGATTACATTGCACTCGGCTTGtagtgctcaaagtgccaaaaaatacatttgtcaaTTGTGAAATTtgtcattaaatgtattttgttttggcactttgagcaccacaagccgagtgccatatagtccaatattttaaaaaaaggcagacatctctatggccaaTATCtacaaaacttggcaactcataccaaaacaatctagatggataaatagcactacaggtaagagggaacatatgtatttttgattttggggtgaactgtacctttaaaaaaggtcaaaaaCACACTCACCTTATCTGGTTCATAGATCTCGTTCTGGTCGCATGCCTGTGCGTCTGGGTCAGTGACAGCATGGAGCAGCAACTCTGTGATTCTGGGACCTGCTGGACCTGGGAGTGCTGCAGCTACATGCAGGGGATACAGGCCTTTCTTCTACAAAATGGATGAGAGGTTGAGGAGTTATGGAAATGATGGATgctctcattttgttttctgtgcgtTTGTTGTTTTGAGATATCTCAACAAACGTGTATCCCCCTCCCAATAATTTAGTTTAAACTTactaaaaaatgtatcacaaaaGAGGCCCTAAATAAACAGAACTTAGATAACGTTTGTAACCAAAGAAATTCCTTCCataagtaaaaattaaaaaaaagttcctGCCTCAGGTGGAAGGGGAATGTCAGTGCGAGCTCCACACAGTAGCAGTCTCTTGACGGCCTCAGCGTCAGCCGCCATGATGGCTAAAAAGAGGGCAAGCATGGGGACTCTGGATACGTTGGGGTCAGCTCCCCGTTCCAATAACAGCTGCAGAGTGTTCAAACGAACACGGTGTCTGGTCAGATGggcaaacaacacacaacatttacacagatacacaaacaaaatcagtgtCATCAGAACAGAACAAACAGCACAGGAAAAAGCAGGACAGAGGTAAACAGAACTGACTCAGTTTtcatggcagccattttgcGTACAGTCTCCTGTGTGTCAGAGCGCTGAGGAATCCCTGTGCGACTCAGAGCTTCTGCAGAGCGCTGCATCACTTCCTCTGTGACCTGGATGTTATAGCTGCTGACGGAGCAGGCAGAGTCAAAGGTCGGTTTTTGGGTCAATTCTTTGTCGTTGCCCTGCTGCAGACAGAGAGTTGAGTGGAAACCAGTGAGTTCAGACAAGTACCAACTTATCAAACCAATTATAGGATGGGATCTCTTTGCTTTATACCTGAACTCGTCCTGCTGTCTTAGCTCGACATTCCTTCCACTGCACGCTGCCCAGTGCAATGTGACCATCCAACACCTGAATGGAGCGCTCCACACCAGGCACGtcctcacttcctctctcttctctctcctttacATCCTCTTCATGAATATTCCTTACTCCCTTCTCCACATCTTCCTCAACCTCCTCCCTCACTTCCATATTCTCTTTTCTTGACTCTGTGTCTCTCCTCTCACCAAGCTCAACATCTTCctcattcttttctctcttcttaaattctctttccttctcttttagCTCACTTTCTCCAATTTCCCACGTTTGATCACATCTGcactctatctctctttcttcccctttgctctctttctcatcctccctcctgaacctgtcttctctctctctaacctttccctctccctctgtcccctTCCAGtctctttccatttcttctccctctttctctttcctctcctcctcctgttggtctTCAGTGTCTGCAGGGGTCTCAGACTGATTCAGGTCAGGCGAGCACTCAGTGATAAGCTCCTTGTCATTGGGCACTATACTGCTGTGATGTAAGATGTGCTCTGTTAGTTCTTCTGCTGTCCTGAAAATACCACAAACAGGGAACTTAAATTAATACATCAGCTTCATAACCAATCAAAGGGTGGTAACACTGTTCTAGACAGTGACAAATCTATAAATACGACTTGGTTTGTCTCAGTTCTTAATAGAGGGAAAGATCAGTGCTTAACAGAATACATAGTCAGCTACACCCCTACTGATCAGAGAGGTGACTCTGGTTGCTCAGGGTTGTGTCAGTGGTCTGAGGTCTGTTGTTAAACCTGGGTGTGTCTGTATTGAAGTCCACTTGGCTGATCTGGGGACTGTTCCAACATGCAGATGGAGACCTCAAAACCTGATGACACATACAGTGCAAGTTGTTTCATTTCAACTGTCTGTACAAAACACGGTTTCATACATGTGAACTACAGATAAAGAGGCAATGAGGAAATATAGATAAAAACTACATTAGGTAGAATCTTACTTGAGTGTTGGCAGGTGGTTCAGCCAAAGTGGTGTGCAGAGACTGAAAAGGGTAGTAGAGGACATGGCACACAGCCAGGGCAGACATGCCTTCACAATTCAATTTGTCAATATCAGCACCCATATCCAACAACAGCTGGATCACATCATTATGGCAGTTTATCTGACAGGTAtaagaaacaaaactaaatagtcagaaagaaaaacatgaaactaaaacCAAAGAATAAACCATTgaatcttttatttctttatctatttgattttgttgtaaTTGTTAACTGTAATTGTTGAATATTTGACTACGTTGTAGGTTTTCCAACCTGGGTTGGATACCAATCAAAGAGCAAATGAAtgacaaactgaataaatacacaatgggcaaaaatgtttttaaaataatatgttACTGTGGCAGCAATCATTGCAGTGTGCCCCTGTGAATCTGTTACATCAGGGTGGACCAAACCGGTCTGGAGGATCTGCGACACAGCCTGCAGTTCCCCTCGAGAGGCATGCTGGATCAACAACTCTGAACTGACTTCCAAAGGCCCTTTAGGACCAAAATTTTCCCTGCTCAAAGAGAGAACAGCTGCCACGTCCCATTCCACATTTTCAGCATGTAGTCTGAGAGacacataaatgcataaatattaGCACATATTATTTCAGTTTGCTTGCAAAAGTGTTTGCAGTTATACCTGTACATGATGTagtgtctttttcttttattcaataCTGGTGCCAGTACAGTGTGTTTTAGTACCAATACTCAAACAACACTTTTTTGATGTATGTCtgacctgtgtttgtgtatgtgagccTGCATGCGGGCCTGTAAGGGAAGGGTGGAGAGTGGGTCTCGCTCATAGCCTTGATGTGGATAAGCGTCTGGCACCCACAGCTCGCCATAAAAGTGTTGATCCAACTCTCTTCTTCGGCCAGGGGGCAGCGGCAAGTGGTCACCATCTGTTGAGTAGCTCTCAATGTCGGTGGGAAGGATAAAATTCTCATCTGACAGCAGATCTCTGTCCGTATCCACCTGAGGAGGATGGGGAATCAATTGATCTGTTTCAAGTTAAGTCGCAAAGCTCATATAGTTGGTCATTATAGCAGTACTTTACCTCAGAGTCTGTCCTGGCTTCTGTCTGTGGACCATTAGTGGGAGCCTGgtaaggaaaagagaggagcagagaggtaatttaagaatattttgcaaatgtatatatatttgtttgtgtaaacaCTACATATTTTACAGGTGTGAGGAAAGTCTCCAACAATTTAGGTTCTACTTCCTGGTACAACAATGTTTTGCTTATACAGTATTGTCCAGCAGGGAGGATTGGTAAGTATAAAGACttgatgacaaaatgtagctgtgagaaaaataaatcaacaaatacaATGATTCAGTGTCTTATAGAGATGGTTTGGGGCAGTATGATGTTTTACATGTTCTTGGCTGGGTCAAACATTATTTAAGCTGGGATCTcaacaatgttttaaaaacaataagacattacattttaaaccaAATATATGTATGAAAATGCAGATCTTATAGCCTGGCATATCTATTCACCTGTGGGTGAGATTGTGGTCAGCATGTACCTGAGTCAGGGAATCGGTGGTGGTAGCTGGGTCCATGTAGGCAGCATATTCAGGAAAGTTCTTCAGGCTAAAGCCCTCTTCTACAGAGGTACAGAGCTTTAGCAGGCGATCCCCGAGCCACAGACCCACATCCTTTCGCCCATCTGGATAACTAACCACACCTGGACCAAACCTCTGGTCAGCGTGGTACAAACCCTGAGAGGAAGGGATTGCTATTTAATGAAATttataaacttaaaaaaaaaacatcgaAATGCctgtcatccatccatccagtttACCTGAAAGGTGACTCCGTCAGGGAACAGTTGTTGTCCATATCCTTCCTTTCTGTTGAGGTAGAACTTGCCAGTGAACTTGTGGCCTGTGGGCCAGCAGTACAGTCCATCCCCATGCCTGTAGTCTTTGTAGAAAGAGCCCTCATAGTACTAAAAAGGAGCAGACAAGGACATCAAATTTAACTTCAGGACAAACTGACTGGCTTTCTGCCATCCACACACGATATACCATACCAGAACACCTCACTATTATTGTCTAtttttgcaaaaatataaattccTAAAATGAAATCGTTAGCTAACCTAAACTGCGGAAAAAGGGCGCTTATGAGATCTTTTGCCTAATTCTTTCATGTCAATGTCACATTACCTCTCCGTTTCTCCAGGTGTATCTTCCGTTGCCGTGTTTGAATCCGTTTACAAATTCCCCCTCATATCTGGATCCGTCGGACCACTCCTGAACACCGAGCCCTTGTCGTCTCTCGTCACCGATTTGTGCTCCTCTCTGGCCGTTGCTTTGTCTCCCTGCCCCCGGCTCCGCACCTGCTCGCCCCGGGTCAGCCGCAACACCTCTCCAGGTCGACAGCATTTTAACCGGGGCGTATCCGTTCTGAAAACCATTCACCTGAATCCATTTGAGTACAACAACAATTAGTTTAGAGTTAACGTCACAGGAACGACTAACTAAGGTGTTTAGAGGATAAAACTTTTGCGTTAGCTGTCAGAAGTCAGATTTGAGTTTTGACTTTCCTGTAAGCGCCGGTTGTCATGGGAACAGAAGAAACCTGTGCTGGGGGAGTTGTTCTCACGCATGCGCAGACGAAAGACAGTGTAAGAAAAGTTTAAATCTCCTTgtaaaaaaacacttaattttTAGTCTCATTGATGCTATTTTTTTGCTAAATTACTTAAGCATAAAGTTCCCTCTGTCGACCAATTAAACCAGCAAAATTTCGGCATACACTACACATAAACCCATCCTATTTTATCCCTTAAATTGAACAAATTTCTCAATTTAGTTAAGTTTAatcattcatcaaaaatgcCATAGCTTtaaaaaggaggaaataaaaaaggattAAAGGATTAAAAAGGACTTATATCATGGGCTTGGGATGATTTGTTGTATTAAAGGACccttttattataatatatccaacttattttaaaaaagaaatagaggGTTTTGAGATGCTCTTAtatttaacctgaatgcacactaacccattgAGACTTgtgtccccatgggtagagactgctttttgagggttaagacttagttttagggttcaggttacaattaggttaaggttaggttgagggtaagggttaaggttaggtattgtgtgtgtgtgtgtgtgtgtgtgtgttaaaatgtcACCTGACACTTTTTCCTTTAACTGACAATGCAAACATTGGTTTCAGCTTACAGTGTGTTGCATCATATTTATCATTACAGCATTATTAGAGCCCTGCTGAGAagtaattatattatttatttatcctccAATATGTCCTACTTCAGAAAACTATTGTTAGGTGTCCAAGAAGAAGCTGAAACTGTAAACATGCATTAGTAAGGCTGTAAACATTGAATTCAACTGAATGTTGTTGTTTGGGATAATTGGAGTTTTTACTAAAAGtaataaatcaataatcaatTTCAAATTCATGGAAGGTCTGCAATGATCCTCACGCTCACAGCTCCTTaatcatgttaacatgctgtaGTTCTGATAAGTCATGTTAAAGAAAAACCTATTGTACTCTCACAGCCTagctaaaaatgtttctttacacTGTCTCTGAACCTTTCCACCAATTTAATGTGCAGGTCAGATAATCAATGGTGTGTAGTATAAGAGTATAAAACCAGCCAGCACCAGGCAATAAAACAACAGGACTGTCATTGTCATGGTTTTTAGGCTACTTACAGCATTGGTTCAGTAACATTTACTAAATATTACTAAACATATTACTGAGacacaacattttatatttatataatacaaAAATCATTCTGGATTccaaatataatattaattcaaATAACTTTACttataaaataattgttttatcaCTGCATGCATACACTTAAACAAATTCAATGTGATTCTGATTTAAAGTGCGCTGCCACCCTGCTCTCTAGTTTAATCACATCTGATGAGCTCTGATATGCTCTCCTTCCCACAAACATGATACCCTcaaaaataacatgtttgtatttcacAGATCAGATCAGGATCTGTGTCCTGCCCTCTGGCTCTACCATAAGTGCAAACAATTTATTTGTTCTATAAATCCACTCTACTGTATAGTGTTTGTTCCATTTACTTACAGTACAAAACCTCCCCACCACAGATTCAACACCCCtctcatgttttctcttttcaaaaaagacaggaaatatgCATTCGGTTTAGTCTTGAATATGTAGTTAACAATCTAAACGTCATGTAACTAAAGCATAATGCCTATAGGAAAAGTAGGGCAGATCTGATAACATTACTTAAGTCTCATAATATCTTTGGTTCACCCATTGTCTGTTCAGCAGGTATGAGTGCAGCATGTTCATTGGACACCAGCTTCTCTGTGGACTCTAATGAATATGTGGTTTTCTGTATATAAAAGGGCTTTTGGTTATGAATATTAAGTTACTGCCGTTTTGATGGACCAGGGTGATTAAGTGCTTTTACCATCATTCTTTCAACAAACTATTTACCTGCTGCAAACATATTGCAAATATTTGTATTGCAACAACATGCCTGAGTTCTTAGTTTATAGTAGACTGAGGTCAATACAAGTTGAATATTTAGAATCAGGTTTTAATTAAGGTACTTTTAAGTTCACCCTGCTCATCAAGGTACTGCATTTtcacaatatcaatatttttagctCCATCCCAAGTCCACAAACAAGACAACATTAACTATAACTGTAATTGGAATCCTGACAAGATTTGAACCACTTCATCCATTTATTAGTCAGTTGTTCAATTTAAGAAAAACGTAAATACTGAAGAACAGTAGCAGCTGAAAGGTCAGAATGAAATAGCAGGGACTCAGtgcttacatacagtatatacacattaGGTTTGCACTACTTTCTACCACCATTCTGTGTCTGAAAGTTTCTCAGAGGTCTTTCAACATGTAACATTACCAGTAGTTTCTTTTATGTTCAAAGGCAAACACAGATAGGCAAATCAGACAATTTGTACTTAAAATGCTCATTGTAGGATGAGGTCAATTCACTTTTAATATGACCTATATCATCAAATGACCATAATCAAACTATAAATGCCTTAAACAGGCCATATTCTTATCTATTCTTGAAGAAGAAATTCTGCTTCATAAAATGACCAAGCTAAAAGAGAATTGGCCCTCATACCTACTGTAAATGTGCATCAGGTTTGAAAAGAGTATTAAAACATAATAGTTAATTACAACGTAAATTCCCTTCAGTCTTCCATTCAGGAAGTTGAGTTGAGTGCACTGTGCTGAGTGATACAAGATGTAGGGAGGAAGGGGAAGTTTGGGGAGGCGTTAGTTAGAAGGCCAGACTTCTCAGGCATTGCTCCTTTCGTCTATTGTGAAGGTCTCCATGGGGCCTTTGCTCAGAGCCTTGATGTCATCCAGGAGACTGGTTGGGGTCAAAATGTGAGACGACCCTGTAATCAAAGTAATGAAGAATCATTAAGTCCCAAATTAGAGCATACAACCCTTTACAATTCTGTCTGGCTCCAGCAGGTGGAGTAAAACagctggaaataaaaacagtggCTCTTAGTTTACAATTCGGTGGGTGTTTCTAGGCCAAAAGGACCAATTCAATTGAAATTTATAATATTGTACCAAATCCACCTTTAGTTTATTTGAATGACCACAACTCAACAAGACACCAACTGGATTTAATACGAACTACAGAAATGTTCCTTGTATAGTCAGTGAGTACAAACTTCTCAGGAAATTTAAAGTCAAGTCTTTATATGCCCAGAGAAAGAGGTGATTCAACCCGTAATCTGTGTAATCTTGTATTAATGCTCACCTATTATGACCTCACAGGATTTTACTGCCTGGGTGACCTCGTAGGCAGAACGCATCTCAGAGAAGCTGATTCCTCCTATAACAAAGATGATGAGGCGCGAGCCGGTCCGGCGTTCGTCCTGAGAACCTTTGTGCTTCTGACGGGCACTGTGGAGCAGAGGATGGACAACAGAAACTTACtgagacaaaatgtaaaagataAAGTGGGCGCTGTATCTCCAGAAGTTGGAAAGAAACAGCAAAATCAACATCCTGGcaagaaagacagggagagggtGATGGATGGATACTCCAAACTAACTCTAGATTCCAAAACCAGACCCAGATCATTCTCATTAGTGGGACTGACACTTCAAACAATCCCTTAACAAACTACCAAATCTAATAGCAGGAGCAAGAAATAGTAGCACAAAATGAACACTGGAGGGCGCTAACTTATCACACTCTTACTGTCTGCATTTGTCTGTAAAAGCAAATTGGaactttctgtgtttctgtataaCGTGTCCCTAggattgttttctttgtttcttcaggtgaaaatgaaaaaagacaactGCCTATCAATTTTGAGTAATTGACagtataaagaaatatattttaaagtagTGTTCTAATTTGTGAATCATCATTTGTCACATCACTTcgaaacaagacaaaaaagtgTTGGCTATCACAGTCTCATGCAGGAATTGGTAATTTGGATCAACCCTAAAAACAAACTGATCAAAGCATCTCTAGcataatttataattatttcCAGAAACTTTTAACCCAGCTCtagtgtgatttaaaaaaaaaaaaatactgtaccTGACAGCACCAGAGCCATTCCAGGCAGCAGGACACTCAGACTGGTGCGGCCATTCTTTGGTCTCCAGTTTGTTCTCCACAGCATCCTGAaagtaacacattttttatttatcttatctCTGCCAAGCCAATTTCATAGATTTGAGTATTGACTTTTGCTTGTACTTAATGTGAAGTATCCTACTTACATTCATATGCACATACGTCTAGAACCTCTAAGCAATATTAAGTATTTCTTAGAGAGAGTAAAAGGTATTTATAAAAAAGGCTAAATTGACAGTTTTGGAGTTCAACAGCTCAGTGGTCACCTTACTAATGTAATGAGAGGGTTAGCACCAAAATTATTGAAAAATGATTGAAGTTCTGTCGGACCAACACGCCAACACTTAATGGCAGGTTTTAAACATGGGTTTTGATTCGGTGGTGGTGCTACTCTTCTCTTTACAGGAAACCAGGTGCTCTGGTGGTGAAGACTGCTCAAAACTGGCTTTTTATGTAATGACAGAAAAAGGAAGTGAAAAATTGGAGAAGACACAAAAGAACTTAGTATGTCACAGATCCACCAGATCTATTTTTAATGTAACTTAATctgttttctaacattttaattacagtacatacaaagCCCATTTGCAAAAACGAGCCCTACCAACTGGTGTGCCAAAAACTTTGCTTCTAAAAAGACAATCTCAACTTTCTATGTGGCCAAGAGTTTCCTCTTGCATGTTCAACAGACATCATTTGATACCAGCTTGTGGAATTTCACTTCTGTGTAATTACAGAATTGAGATTCAGTCatcagattatattttagaaattACCACATTTTATGACCAAAGGTCACTAGAGTAACTCTCAGTTTCTTCTGTGCTTTATGGCTTACAGCTCAAATAACTTACAAGACTCAAAACAAAATGGCCACAAGCAAACTCAATCACAAGACAAGGTGAAAAGATAAATTAGAGTACTGTGTGCCCAATAGGTCTCTTTTTACAGTACAAACCTACAAAGGTAGCAGGTGACATGACATCCTACCTCCGttttaacacaaaacataatcTCACCTTACCATAATAACCTCTTACATGGAACGCATTTCACATACAATAAAAGCATTTGAGGATCAGTACAGAGGGATGTTGCTAAAACAGATCCCTCAGCGATCAACATACAAGTGGTGCATTATTGTGCCTTTTAGATGCAAAGATGGTATTTTACAAATGGATGAAGCAGTTCAGAACAACGCAAATATGTGACACTGCAAAAATCAGATGACTTGAATCTGATAACCTCTTTTTGTGGTGCTTTCACAGTtctgttcattatttttttcacaaatgcCATTCAGAGGGGGACTGGGGTAGCACAGTGACCTAGATCGAGCTACATATTGCGATTTTTTattcacttgtctctcctgattgaactgTATATACATTGGATAAAATAAAGGTGTAAATGCTGTGTGATCATGCAGAAATGAAAGCTGataatacaatacattataCAATATGGTAATCTCCTCTCACTGACCTCCATCACATCTTTTATGACAGGAGTCCATCTGGAAAGGTTGTACGTCTGCTCCTGGGAACGATCCCGTCTGGTTGGTTTGCGAGAGAAGAAATTAGGCTGGAAACAAAAGTACAAGAAACAATAAACAGGATTCAATTGAGACTGAATGACAGAACTGAACAGATGAACAAGACAACAACAAGATGACACagtatcaaaaaaataaataaataaaatagaaaccCTGAGTGAACCACGGTCAAAGTTTCAGCCCCCAGCTACAATTTATCATTGCTGGTAGTTTTAAACCATGGGTACACTCGTTTACAATCAAAAgcatcaaatcaatcaatcaatcttttcctcttttttcctctcttccacaTACCGATGTGATGATAGGGACCCCCAGTTCTTTCCAGTTCAGGATAAACTCTCGTTCATCCTCGATCTTTACGTGCTGGATGAGTTTGTTTAAGTTCTCGTCTGTTGTTCCTATTTACACACACCAAACAAACCAGCATGAAAATCTGATGATTTGATCTGatgaaaatctgtttatttgGACACTCTTCACCTGCATGCTGAAAGGTCCCTGGAAATAAATGGCTACAAAGCAAGATACTACTCTACAGAATGCTAATAAACAGAGTGAAAGAAGACCAGTCTGCTGCACGAGAAGATTGGTGTACCGTTGAGGCTGAAGATGTAGAGCAGCACAGCTCTGATCTTGTCATGGGTGCTGTATGGGTGGAgcagcacaggcagcagagtcCTCATGGGGTCTTTCACCTTCATCCCGTCCACATCGGACCCCACAGCAAGGTCctacacagagacaaacaattatttttttttatctttcatttaGGCTGGGAATATTGTGAATGTttgcactttttaaatatttattcataaagcTCCACATATTTTACACCTGGAAGCTGACCAGTACAACTCACACACTTAGGAGGTGGTCAGAGGTCAGAATTGGTACTCTGGAGCTCATAAGTAGTcaagtgtcttgctcaaggacacttcataAGGGAAGATGCTTGCGGTTATGAGGCTTTCTACCTGGCAAATGTTATACCTACTCACCAAACCACACTGACTTTTTCAAGCATTAGTGAGTAAAAATGATTGGCACTTGTTCcatcaaaacaaattacagaGCACAGACAGACCTGTTCAGCTTTGCAGAGTTTCTCCACGTTGTTTGAGAAATGTTGCATGCAGTCCTCGGCCAACTGCAGATGAACAGTTTTCTAGAATTCAGAGAGAGAAACGTTGAGAACAACATGAACAGAACAATGTATAAGTATTGTTACTGGAGTTTCAAAATGATTTCCTTTAATGAAGGACAAAGGTATTTATCATAGAGGTCATAAATTATGACTTTCCATTCTGTTTTGCTGCTAAAAACGTGATGAAGTCAACCCCACACGATACTAGGCTTTGTAAGCACCACACCCAACCACAACATAATGATCACTTATCTTTATAATTACTGGTAAGAAGCAAATATTAGTGTTACATTTGTCCTTAAACCAGTGGCATGTTGTATCCCAAAAGTTGCCCCTAAAAAGTTTGACCCAGGAAGAAACTCTGTTGAAAATCTTAAACTCAAGTTGAATAGATATCTTTAAGGTGAGGGCAAACGGTTGCCAGGCCTTAGGGATACCACTCCAAGAGCAATACAATACTGGTACTGCATACCTCAGTCAGATGTTTACGGAATGCGGGCATCTTCTTCATCATTTGGGCCAAATTGCTAATTGtgatctgaaaaaaaaattaaatgaaatgtttgctCAAGATACACATTTCAAGTATGAAATATATAGCTCAAGAGATCAGGGAAGCACATAAGAAGAAACCACATCACTGTACCTTCCCATCTGGCTGTTTCTTGCTAGCAGATATTTCCTTTAACATCTTAGGGATTTGTCTATTGTAAGAAAAAATGGGGTTAGGGTTGGGGTGAGGGCGACAGGAATGGGACATCTCCATCCTTTAGATCTTGCACACTTACTCTGAGACCTCAGCAATGTGCTTGTGCCTCAGCTTAACCCAGAGCATGTCATCCTCATTCAGCAGGGCCTGCTTCTCTGAGCCATCTTTAGACTTGTACCTGGCAACAAAAATAACCAGATAATTGGTTTAATCTAGAAATGTATTgtctaaattttaaaaatagcttGTCTGCCATATGAGCATGGCGATATGGTGAAGTAAGTATCTTATGTATGTGTGAATACAGTGAGATATGGTACAAAAAGCTTGTATTACTTGTAAGTGTCATTCTGGATATCAACGAGGTCGTAAGCCATGGCCTGGTAGGTCAGCTCATGCAGGATGGGGGTGACGGGGTCAAAACCTCTCTCCACTATCAGCAACTGGGCCTGGGTCTTTCCCTTGTGATAGGGTGGAAatatacagattaaaaaaaagtaatataacacttcatttttctcttttataaaAACAGGGGTTACTGTTCGACAGTGACATTTAGCCTTTTTCCTCGCTTTCTGTGATACAGAGCAACCACTGCAAACTTTTCCCTTTTCAAATTTCTGGTGAAGGGCAACATTAATTCAATCTGCTTAAGGCAAAGGAGGAGggaatactttttttcttttacatgatGCCTTGTGTTAAGCGGTCAGTGGAAAATAATACTGTATTTTCAGGTTTCGACTTACTCCCTGGGCTAAGATCTTGTTTATTCTGTCAACATTCTTTGTTCAGCAGGTGTCTCAcctttttcttgccactgtcatcCAGCTCGTAGTGTCGGACCAGCTTATTGTCCACCAGCTCTGCAAGGGCCTTGGCATTCCCCATGTTGCTGTCTCTAGTTATGACATAAATTGTTTTCCATGAGTTATCACAGTCAAGTTATTACACATCAAGGTTACACTGATACCAATATTAGTTAATCCAGCTGACATTTGTAAACTTTAAGCCATGTGTag contains:
- the ankmy1 gene encoding ankyrin repeat and MYND domain-containing protein 1 isoform X1, coding for MLSTWRGVAADPGRAGAEPGAGRQSNGQRGAQIGDERRQGLGVQEWSDGSRYEGEFVNGFKHGNGRYTWRNGEYYEGSFYKDYRHGDGLYCWPTGHKFTGKFYLNRKEGYGQQLFPDGVTFQGLYHADQRFGPGVVSYPDGRKDVGLWLGDRLLKLCTSVEEGFSLKNFPEYAAYMDPATTTDSLTQAPTNGPQTEARTDSEVDTDRDLLSDENFILPTDIESYSTDGDHLPLPPGRRRELDQHFYGELWVPDAYPHQGYERDPLSTLPLQARMQAHIHKHRLHAENVEWDVAAVLSLSRENFGPKGPLEVSSELLIQHASRGELQAVSQILQTGLVHPDVTDSQGHTAMIAATINCHNDVIQLLLDMGADIDKLNCEGMSALAVCHVLYYPFQSLHTTLAEPPANTQVLRSPSACWNSPQISQVDFNTDTPRFNNRPQTTDTTLSNQSHLSDQTAEELTEHILHHSSIVPNDKELITECSPDLNQSETPADTEDQQEEERKEKEGEEMERDWKGTEGEGKVREREDRFRREDEKESKGEEREIECRCDQTWEIGESELKEKEREFKKREKNEEDVELGERRDTESRKENMEVREEVEEDVEKGVRNIHEEDVKEREERGSEDVPGVERSIQVLDGHIALGSVQWKECRAKTAGRVQQGNDKELTQKPTFDSACSVSSYNIQVTEEVMQRSAEALSRTGIPQRSDTQETVRKMAAMKTEHRVRLNTLQLLLERGADPNVSRVPMLALFLAIMAADAEAVKRLLLCGARTDIPLPPEKKGLYPLHVAAALPGPAGPRITELLLHAVTDPDAQACDQNEIYEPDKIFMKAQEPLSTNKSSHLKEGGRTALHVACQRDSDYRNASKVVALLLSHRASTDLLWSGHSPLSLAIATGNDLAVEELLNGGTNPNIPLGCRVGSALCALANINYHLGGNRAKLLDMLAKAGADILMPVTVGDVVGTAVDYAYYSFNQDLCIANTPFHALNMRERETFKARRQLLSMMGDLLRHTADQRERENLEREHHLTMTSTSSTERFVYMGAGAIASNVPLPSCESLPPITEKHRKPVFKFCYHCGRSVSVKLTACSRCHKVFYCSGTCKLKAWNERHKEECIRVSASSDGIQKNVVFKSQRGPRPLAVMLKTKTVPRPMSVKLKSQRVPQPLSMAEKVLESQVNLKENYSYN